One region of Dehalococcoidia bacterium genomic DNA includes:
- the greA gene encoding transcription elongation factor GreA, whose protein sequence is MPSKQKPLPVNPGTSLGEAATRFLSTVSTESAPGTQQELLKFTRWYGLDRPIIDLTGQATSSYSEQFHSGTSQTIEHLNTIKAFLSFCYKQGMTSSNLAPHIRVKKPSVRQQTPGAVKVEEPIILTREGHEELKRKLDALKEERPKISEELRRAAADKDFRENAPLEAAREKQGHVEGQIRDLENTLKRAKVIESPEEKSHRITMGDTVIISFVESGERIQYTLVSSKEANIQQGKISLSSPMGQALFNKEAGEALEVTAPSGVLKYRIIEILK, encoded by the coding sequence ATGCCCTCGAAACAAAAGCCATTGCCAGTCAATCCTGGAACCAGTCTCGGCGAAGCTGCCACCCGGTTCCTCTCAACTGTATCAACCGAATCAGCCCCGGGGACTCAGCAGGAACTGCTTAAATTCACACGCTGGTATGGCCTGGACAGACCCATCATCGACCTGACCGGACAGGCAACGTCCAGCTATTCCGAACAATTCCACTCAGGTACTTCCCAGACTATAGAACATCTCAACACTATAAAGGCTTTTCTATCATTCTGCTATAAACAGGGCATGACTTCGTCCAATCTGGCGCCGCATATCAGGGTGAAAAAGCCGTCCGTCAGACAACAAACACCGGGTGCAGTTAAAGTCGAGGAACCCATAATTCTCACCAGGGAAGGGCATGAGGAATTGAAGCGGAAGCTGGATGCGCTGAAAGAAGAGAGGCCGAAGATCAGTGAGGAGTTAAGAAGGGCTGCGGCGGACAAAGACTTCCGCGAAAACGCGCCGCTGGAGGCTGCGCGCGAAAAACAGGGCCATGTCGAGGGACAGATACGCGACCTGGAGAACACGCTGAAGCGCGCTAAAGTGATCGAGTCGCCGGAGGAGAAAAGCCACAGAATAACGATGGGGGATACGGTTATTATATCTTTCGTGGAATCAGGCGAGAGAATACAGTACACGCTGGTCAGCTCCAAAGAGGCCAATATCCAGCAGGGTAAGATCTCACTTAGTTCACCGATGGGGCAGGCACTTTTCAATAAAGAAGCCGGCGAAGCGCTGGAAGTGACGGCCCCTTCAGGAGTACTCAAATATCGAATTATCGAGATATTAAAATAG
- the speB gene encoding agmatinase, with amino-acid sequence MSEISHLLSQPGNFAGLPSPHSDYKSSRVAVLPVPYDGTTEWHSGTRNGPRAIIEASYYLEWYDIELGKELYSMGIHTLPGIEPVMDSPEAMAERVYSTVKSLLDANKFIVMLGGEHSISYGSIKAYNQQYADFSVLQLDAHADLRDQYLGTKFGHGCVMRRALEICPVTQVGIRSMSLEEHEFIKSRGLSTFIVDNNSLNLSHSNIIDSLLKNVYITIDLDVLDPSIMAAVGTPEPGGMGWSDILSLLRAVAEKRKIVGFDLVELCPDQGPASCSFTAAKLAYKLIGYSFFAGM; translated from the coding sequence ATGAGCGAAATCAGCCATCTGTTGAGCCAACCGGGCAATTTCGCCGGGCTACCTTCTCCACACTCCGATTACAAATCCTCCCGTGTGGCAGTGCTGCCCGTGCCCTACGACGGCACAACGGAATGGCACAGCGGCACACGCAACGGCCCCAGGGCCATCATCGAAGCATCTTACTATCTGGAATGGTACGATATCGAGCTCGGCAAAGAGCTCTACAGCATGGGAATACATACACTTCCCGGCATCGAGCCCGTTATGGACAGCCCTGAAGCCATGGCCGAGCGTGTATACAGCACTGTAAAATCGCTGCTCGATGCGAACAAATTTATCGTAATGCTGGGCGGCGAACACTCTATCAGCTATGGATCGATTAAAGCATATAACCAGCAGTACGCCGACTTCTCGGTGCTGCAGCTTGACGCGCATGCCGACCTGCGCGATCAATACCTCGGCACAAAGTTCGGGCACGGCTGCGTTATGCGGCGGGCGCTTGAGATATGTCCGGTGACACAGGTCGGCATTCGCAGTATGAGCCTTGAAGAACATGAGTTTATCAAGTCCAGGGGCTTATCAACTTTCATAGTCGATAATAATAGTCTCAACCTGTCCCATTCCAATATCATCGATTCACTGTTGAAAAATGTCTATATCACCATCGACCTTGACGTTCTGGACCCTTCCATCATGGCTGCGGTAGGCACGCCCGAGCCGGGCGGCATGGGCTGGAGTGATATCCTCAGTTTGCTGAGGGCTGTGGCGGAAAAAAGGAAAATAGTGGGATTTGACCTGGTGGAGCTTTGCCCCGATCAGGGGCCTGCTTCTTGCTCCTTTACAGCCGCCAAACTGGCGTATAAATTAATCGGCTACAGCTTCTTTGCGGGTATGTAA
- a CDS encoding S-adenosylmethionine decarboxylase — protein sequence MHLIIDGFGKNKTILQDESFIHDLLNAYPGKIGMTKISDPIVFRYSGAKPEDWGVSGLVFIAESHISLHTFVERAFINIDVFSCKDFDAERIIRDMRDKFELTRMRSCLVRREWEPGELKECREVLEVNSI from the coding sequence ATGCACCTGATAATTGATGGATTTGGAAAAAATAAAACGATACTCCAGGATGAGAGCTTCATTCACGATCTGCTTAACGCCTACCCGGGTAAGATAGGCATGACCAAGATATCGGACCCGATTGTATTCAGATACTCAGGCGCCAAACCCGAGGACTGGGGAGTATCCGGCCTTGTATTTATAGCGGAGAGCCATATAAGCCTGCACACCTTCGTTGAACGCGCCTTCATCAACATCGATGTATTCTCCTGCAAGGATTTTGATGCGGAACGTATCATCAGGGATATGCGGGATAAATTCGAATTGACAAGGATGAGGAGTTGTCTGGTGCGGCGCGAATGGGAGCCGGGAGAGCTCAAAGAATGCCGGGAAGTCCTTGAAGTCAACTCGATATGA